The Vigna unguiculata cultivar IT97K-499-35 chromosome 6, ASM411807v1, whole genome shotgun sequence genome contains a region encoding:
- the LOC114188297 gene encoding uncharacterized protein LOC114188297 encodes MTWKSSTNSVCVGCLIEVVGRKFKVNLICLSFEGLDVILRMEWLSNNHVVIECERHNVVFPEVEWLALIFTREALKEMTKGATCFMIVVQVEKKSTVDQIQSIPVVEEYADVFPNEVPKLPSSKDIDFTINLIPRAKSISVTPFRMASRKLAEWKKHKIF; translated from the coding sequence atgacgtggaaaagctCGACCAATTCGGTTTGTGTTGGATGCCTTATTGAAGTGGTAGGACGCAAGTTCAAGGTGAACCTCATTTGCTTGTCGTTTGAGGGACTAGATGTGATACTAAGGATGGAGTGGCTGTCAAACAATCACGTTGTAATTGAATGTGAGCGGCACAATGTGGTATTCCCGGAAGTTGAATGGTTGGCACTGATATTTACCCGAGAGGCCCTAAAGGAGATGACAAAAGGAGCTACTTGCTTCATGATAGTGGTTCAAGTAGAGAAGAAGAGTACAGTTGACCAGATCCAGAGTATACCAGTAGTTGAGGAATATGCTGATGTATTCCCAAATGAAGTCCCCAAATTACCGTCGAGCAAGGATATAGATTTCACTATTAATCTAATCCCTAGAGCCAAGTCAATATCTGTCACACCATTTAGGATGGCATCGAGAAAATTAGCAGAGTGGAAGAAGCACAAGATTTTCTAG